ACGTCTAAAATTTGGAGAGAATTTAGACGACAAAGTTGAATTGGCAAAGACCCATGAAGCTTGTTTGATCGAAGATTGAGAATCGATAAACCTGAAAATCTTCTCCCATCCATATTGGAATGTCGCCAACAAACTCATTTTCACCCATGTCCAGTACtttcaaatttgaacaattttgAATTGACACAGGAATTATTCCAACCATTCTATTATTGCGAAGGTTCAATAATTCAAGAGAACTTAAAGTTCCAATTGAGATAGGAAGGCTACCAGAAAAAAAGTTGTTACCTAAATTCAGCACAAGCAAGTTAGGCCAGCTCATCCAACAATCAGGTATATCtccagaaaaataatttttcgagAGTTTGAGATATACGTAAATGTTGTCCGACTCATTCTCCCTCTTACATATTAAATGGAAAATGGATCCTGACAAAGCATTGTTGGAAAGATCAAGTAGACCCGGGGAAGGTACAAGAGGCAATGGGCGGTCACAATTTGGAATCTCACCATAGATTTGATTGGTAGAGAGATTCAAGTACACGTACTGGGAAATGGAATTCCAAAACCAACGGGGAATAGTATCTGAAATTCTTGTGTTGGATATGTCCAGAATGAACAAATGCTTTTGGGAACGAAGCCACGACGGAAATTGAGGCCCTAAATGACATGACCTCAATCTTAGTTTTTCGAGTTGAAAAGGAGGAACCCAACTCTGATTGACTTTGAAGATTAGCGAGTTTCCAAATGCAGAAAATGAGGTCAATTTTGTTAGGTTGACGAAGTGAATTTCAGAAAGAGTTCCATTCAACCTGTTGTTGGACAAATCCATAAGTTCTAAGTGTGATAATTGTCCCAAAGACATTGGAATAGCACCATCCAGCGTGTTATTGAAAAGATCTAAGTTTTTCATCGATGAAAGTTCTCCTAGAGCAGGTGGAAGGGGACCTGAAAGAGAGTTATCTCTCAATTCAAGAGTGTGCAGACTTTTAAATTGCCCGAGTTGATTTGTCAAGTGACCACAAATGTGACAACCGCTCAAAACCAGTGACTCTAGTGCATATGCACCACATGACGAGAAGATATCTAAGACTTGTGATAAATCTTGACCCAATTTGACATATGAGACGTCTATTGATGTTAACTTACAAAGTCTTACAAATGATGTTGGAATCTGCCCTCCAAGTTCTACATTGAAAGAAAGGTCGAGAGTTTTGATAGAAGTCAATTTTTCTAGACCCATTGATGAAATCGTACCATGCAAGCTATTACCTCTAAGAGAAAGGAACTCAAGATCATTAAGCTTAGACAACCAGCCAGGTATTGCAGAATTGAATTCATTAGAAGATAAATCAAGATGTCTAAGAAACGTCAAGTTTCCTAGTCCACTGGGGATTTTACCATGAAATTCATTATCGCTAAGATCGAAAAAGACTAAATTACGAAGACCAAAAACCCAACTACTATATTGAAACAAAGAGTTATTAAAATGGTTTCCAGAAAGATCGAGGGCCTTAAGGGAGGAAAAATTAGTAGAGGGTAATGAAGGAAAGTGATGGAGTTCACAGGAGGACAACTTTAATACTTTTAAAGAAGGGAGTGAGTTTATCGTCACTAAACCATCAGAGGATTTAGTAAGGTCAACCAGACTCAGATCAAGGTGCTCTAGAAAAGAAAGACCAGAAAGCCATGAAATACTTTCAACTTGTAACTCATAATAACTCTTACTAAGGTCAAGATATTGAAGATTAGAGATATTTCCAAGTTGGTGAGGAATCACTCCTGCAAATTCGGCTCCAGAGAGATTTAGGTATCTAAGGTTCTTAAGAGAGCCAAGATACGAGGGAGTTTGAATTCCCTGGAAATCATTATCACTTAAGTCCAAGTGAATCAAATGCTTTAAGTCAAACAAAGAGGGATTTATCTTACCAACCAGCTTTGACCCCGTGCCATAATTAGGATTAGGGTTTCCGAGGTTGAGCTGAAGCACATGGCCAGTGAAGTTGTTACAAACAACACCATCCCATGCACAGCAATCTCCATCACCAATATTCCAAGAAGCAAGACGGTTTGAAGGATCACTGAGATCTTGCTTCAACTTTAAAAGCGCTTGTCTCTCACTGTCTACGCAACCCACGTTAGGGTTGCCAATGCAGAAGCTGATGTTGATCATGGTAACTAAAGTAAACAACTCAAGAAAGAGAAGGGCAACAAAAACAACCATAGTTGATTTCATTGCTGTGGCTAGTGATGAATTAATTATGGGGAAAGTGTGCTTATGATGAGAATGTTATTATATTGcttgatatttataatgtCCTCCGTTTGCCCATATGACACGTTTGCATCAATCGAATTTGGTACGTAATAGTATGATCGAAAAGGATTTATGATCTCAGTCTCACATTTCTGCAAGAAATTTCCGTGCTCGTTGCTTTGGATCATCATCAAGTCTTCTAAGTCATCAATTAAGTGTTTGCTGTGGCCCCTCGGTGGACTTTGAACTTGCATTATTACAGTGGGAGATACAaacaaagaaaccaaaaaaaaaaaaaaaagagttttaaaaaaggaattgAATGGTTAAAATGATATACTGTAAAGTTTAGAGTAATAGGATAATTATGAAGTTTCAGAGTTTtatgttgtaatttttgttataagtTTCGTCTCAACTGCGATGGTTAGGTTTTGATCAAATACTTTACAAGGCGTTTCATTTGTAATAGTTTTCATTTCTGTAGGACAACAAATAAACTcgtttgatttgttttttttacttgGTCTCTAAATTTATTTCGCCGGGTTATCCGGAAAGTGTTTAACTCGTATGGTATATTTTGTCTCTCTGTTAATTTGGGCCGACAAGAACTAAGGAAATATATTGACCACCTCCTTCACTTGTCGGCAAGAACTTTCGTGCTCAATGCTTCGGGTCTTTAAATTCTCAATGTCATTGACTTCTGTGGCTCCTCCAGTGGACTTGCGTTTTGCATTTGTagttaagggaaaaaaaaggtctTGGCTATTTTATGGCATTGAATggtcattaaaatatttaattactagtatattattaatattttaaaaaaactaaaatttatctttttatcgAGAAAGTTCATCTTAAGAATGGTAGAAAGGCTCGATCCAATTATTGACCAAATTGATTCAACCATAATTTTTATGACTTTAGCCCAAACTCAAGGAGTTAATGATTGGGTTAGGGCTCAGGGAATCAGACCCAATGTAGGGCCTTATCAAAAGACTCAGACCCgattcttaaattaatttttaaaattaaaaaaaataagaattgaaaGTACATACGCACCATACATGTGTATTTTGTActtgatttatttacttgttaaTTTGGTTAGATTTTACATGTTGTATTGTTGTTAaagctaaataaaaaattaatttattaaattccttacaaccaaaataaaaaaaacatgaaataatattattaattaaaaaagaagaagaattagaGCATCATTCTAAAATGTTGTGAAAGCGTGTGGTTGAACAATTACTAATATTACAATGATTGTGATTTTTGGAGATATATAAATGtggtaataaataaatgcaaagaaaataaggcacaataatttatatggtTCGGCGTAATGCTTATGTTCACGAACAAAGActgaaagataattttactaataatgagaatttacaaaattaaaaaaaactcacaaaACCTAATACTCAATACACCCAAATGGATTCCCTTAACATCCAAATAAACCCTCCTCTAAAACTCACTTAAAACAAACTTTGATCTCACAAATTTTATAGGAAGCATTGCCCACCTACCACATGACTTCAATTTGACTTGGCCAAATTGACAAATTTGGCAATCAATGCCAACTTTTTCATGCAATGCATGCTAGCTGTCTCGTGCAATTATTCAATTTGGACTTGACTCTTCAACATAAAAGAAGCATctaagaattaaaaaacaagaaataaaaattaaaaaaaacaaagaatttaaaaaaaaaaaaagtccgaGTGGGGCTAGcaagaattaaaaaacaagaataaaaattatggcGGGGCTCGGATAAAGTCCGAGTACAACCCTAATTTGTAGGGTAAGGCTTTTTAAGGGTTAGGACCCTTCATTTTACAAAACTGAGCCCAACCCGTCCCCTTCCAAAGCCTAGTTCCTCCAGCACTGCACCTTGCACCCGAATTAGGCGCATGCATGATATACTTTTTGGCTATTGGAACATAAGGGAACATTTACTTTCCTTTTTTCGAATTGGAATAAGAAGTGAGTACCCTAACGACGTGCTAGAGAGATCAATCAAGGGAAACAGCGTTGCTATTTCATCTCCAAGGCTCGTGATCCCGGGCACAGCATATGGTTCGTGGGTTCTGTCTCATCAGTATTTCGCCAATGACCTCTTTGATTTCCAGatagcaattaaaataattttttgtgttgtCTGTAACTGTTTGTATAAATTGTCAAATTGACCATGAAGCCCTCAAACTACAAGCatatgtttattaatttgCTGATTGGTTCCTGATCTTCGCAGATTGTTCCAGCCATGGTTGGCATGTTTGTGTATAAGGCTGCTGCTTTTGTTTAAGTTTGCAGAGACAACGAAGACTTGCAATTTGTTTTTCCGGAAAACGAGGGTATTTAATGTGACTGAAATTACCCACATTAGTGATCTCTTGGAATATTTCACCTTGATTCTGAAATATTTTGAAGCCCAAAAAGCTTTGCAAAGAATAGTTCAGTTTCCTGAGTGGCTCAAAAGTAAAGTTGATTGATTAAACGTAAACTTCAGAGATTTATAGGCAACTATCAGGCATGTCTTCCAATCTTATACCAAACTTTCCATTGCATACCACGAGATGATAAGtgcttaaaaaatatgtaatgaTGGATGATATGGAACCATCTGAGTTTCAAGTACTTTCACAGTTTAGGGGCTTTTAGCACGATAGAGTTGGTAAATTTGAATTGTCAGTAGTCATTTGTACTGGGATGTCAATCGTCAAAGTTGTTTGTGAGAATATgggcaaaatatttaaatgtaagTTTCTACATTTCTGCATTCTATAGAAgcaaaaagctttttattcCGCAATGGAAGAGTGTAAGACTTGTATAtcatggtaatttttttttttttcaattttcttcatcttttgagacaaagaaacataaattttatgtaaaacTGAACCATTAGGTTAACAGCTATCTGATTTggttctaaaattttatttacgtTAGCATAAAATTCAGTTAATCACGACCCATGGTAACCATGATTGATCTAATGGTTGAAACATGGtgtcaaaaattatataattttagagGGTTCCAATGTCCAATCCTTCCCCTTTATTGTTTGTGTAAGTAATTCATTTCTTGTTAAAAATACATGAAACAACAGAGTACGTACAAACATGAAGAAATCTACTAAAATTTACTTACAAAGCAGCCAAATCTATCCATACAGCCATCCAAGAAACGACAGTACTTGTACCTCCATCCTCTGTTCAAAAGTAGAGGGCCTATGAAGCACCAAAAacccaccacaaatccaactgCAATGCTTACATACAACAACCAAtccacttcatcttcatcttgctCGGCATTTCCGTTTGGATCTTTAGGTGCACGTGCATTGTTCTCAGTACAACTAGGAAGTGGAGGTCCGCAGAGATTGTTTCCAACGAAACAGGATGCATCAAAGCTTTGCAATTGAGTGCTTGAAGGAATTTTTCCGGTCAAGAGATTGTTGGACACGTTCAAGTGATTCAGAAATGACAAACTTGACATACTTTGAGGAATCTTACTAGAAAGTTGGTTCGTTGAGAAATCAAGAGATTCAATTGATATCAAATTACCAATATTCTCTGGAATTTGCCCAGTAAAAATGTTGTGGGACAAATTCAATGATTGCAATCCCCTAAGATAATGTCAGTTCCATAGGTATTTCTCCTGAGAAATTATTCTTGGAAACATCAATGATTCTTACCAAATTAAGAATGGAGTTATATTCAACCATAGATCCTTTCATCACAATTGATGCATCCTCCAGAACCTCATAGTCGTAGGCTGTTACTTCAAAGTAGGACATAGCATTACTCTGATGAGATGAGTCAATTGTTGCCATAGCAGAAAAGTTATTAACGCATCCCGGCATGGTCCCTGAGAGACTGTTATTTGCAACATCTAAAATTTGTAGAGAAGTTAGACGACAAAGTTGAATCGGTAAAAAGCCATCAAACTTGTTTGATCGAAGAATGAGAATCAACAAACTTGTAAATCCTTCTCCCATCCATGTTGGAATCTTGCCGACAAACTCATTGTCACCCAAGTTAAGTACttccaaatttgaaaaattcttaaatgACTCAGGAATTATTCCAGACAATCTGTTATTGCGAAGGTTCAATGACTAAAGAGAACTTAAAGTTCCCATTGAGATCGGAAGGCTGCCGCTAAAGTTGTTGTTACCTAAATTCAACACATGCAAGTTAGGCCAATTCATCCAACAATCAGGAATGTCcccagaaaaattattttttgagacttttagaaaataaatgctGTGTGACTTATTCTCGCCGTTGCATATGAAATGGATCATGGATCCCGACAAAGAATTATTGGAAAGATCAAGTATGGGCCTTAAAGCAGGTGTATGGGGCGGTAGAGGGTCAAAATCCGGAATCTCACCATAGATTTGGTTGCTAGAGATATTCAAATACTCATACTGAAAAATGGAATTCCAAAACCAACGAGGGATAGTATCTGAAATTCTTGCATTGGATATATCCAAAacagataaattattttgtgaatGAAGCCACGATGGAAATTGAGGTCCTAAATGACATGACATCAAGAGCAATGTTTTGAGTTGGAAAGGAGGAACCCAATTGGGATTCACTTGCAAGATTAGCGAGTTTCCTGATGCAGAAAACCAAGTCAATTTTGTTAGATTGACAAAGTGAATTTCAGAAAGTGTTCCATTCATCTTGTTGTTGGACAAATCTAGATATTCTAAGTGTGAAATTTTTCCCAAAGACAATGGAATAGAACCATTCAGCATGTTTCTAGAAAGATCTAGTCTTGTCAAAGATGAAAGATCTCCTAAAGCAGGTGGAAGTGGACCTGAAATGCAGTTGTCATCTAGGGAAAGTGTGCGCAGACTTTTAAATTGGCCGAGTTGACTTGTCAAGTGACCAGAAATTTGACTACTGCTAAAAACCAGCGACTCTAGTGCAGATGCACCACATGCAGATAAAATATCTAAGACTTGTAATAGGTCTTGACTCAATTTGACATCCGAGACATCAATTGATGTCAACTCACAAAGTCTTATAAATGATGTTGGAATCGGCCCTCCAAGCTCAAAATTTAAGGAAAGGTCGATTGTTTTGATAGAGTCAAGTTTTCAAGACCAATTGATGAAATCGTACCCTGCAAGCCATTACTACTAACAGAAAGGAACTCAAGATGATTAAACTTAGACAACCAGCCAGGTGTTGTAGAATTGAATTTGTTTGCAGATAAATCAAGATGTCTAAGAGACGTCCGGTTTCCCAGTCTGTTGGGGATTTGACCTTCAAATTGATTATAGCTCAGATCCATAATGACTAAATGACGGGGACCAAAAACCCAGCTGCCATATTGAAAAAAAgagttatgaaaataattttgggaAAGATCGAGGGCGTTAAGAGAGGAATAATTTCCAGAGGGCAATGGAGGAAAGTGATGGAGTTCGCAGTCAGACAACTTTAATACTTTTAAAGAAGGGAGTGAGTTTATCACCAGTAACCAATCAGAGGCTTTATTAAGGTTCATCTGACTAAGATCGAGGTGTTCTAGCAAAGATAGACCAGATAACCATGAAAAACTATGTACTTGCAACGCATATTCCGACCAACTGAGATCAAGACATCGCAAATTAGAGAGATTTCCAAGTTGGTGAGGAATTATTCCTGCAAATTCGGCTCCAGAGAGATTGAGATATCTTAGGTTCTTAAGAGAACCAAGATATTTGGGAATCCTAATTCCCTGAAAATCATTACCGCTTAAGTCCAAGTGAGTCAAATGCTTTAAATCAACCAAAGAAGGATTTACATTACCACTCAGCATTGACCTCATGTAATCTTCATATTCAGTAGTGGCATATCTGAGATCATTTCTGAAAGGATTTCGCAGGCTGAGCTGAAGGACATGGCCAGTAAGGTTGCTACAAACAACTTCAGCCCATTTGCAGCAATCTCCATCAACAACCCAAGAGCCAAGACGGTTGGAAGGATCTTTGAGATCTTGTTTCAACTTTAAAAGCGCTTCTCTCTCACTGTCTGTGCAACCGACGTCAGAGTTGCCACTGCAGAAGCTAGATATTGCAAATAACTCAAGGAAAACAAGGGCAACAGAAACACTcattgttgatttcattgctGTGGATAGAAATCAGTTAATGATAAGAAAAGGAAGCGTGCTGATGGGAAATGTTATCATCTTGCTTGCTATTTATACtcaatttggaattaaatgtTTCACAAGTGAAAACACTTTAGCGTTGCGGCAAAGAAATTTCCACGCATTCACACGTCTTCCCTCAGTGGACttgcaatttttattattataaagtgGACGAACGTGACACACGAGGCATCCTTAAGCCGACCCCctaacatataaaaattatgaacgTGACACACTTGTCATTAGTAAGCCAGCCCctaaaataccaaaaaaaaaaaaaaaaattaatgataataaacgTGACACACGAGTCAGTGAGCCAGCCCCCTAcaacagaaaataataataataataataataataacaacgaACATGACACACGAATCATTAAGCCAACCAAACAATGATGGGTTTCTTTAGTAATTTTGTCCTCAAAATCAAGGTGGTACAACGAACAGTAATTTCTGATGGAAATAATTATCTCGCACATCTTATATCAGCAATatctatcattttattaatgtgCACATATGAAGAGAAGGGttgatttaaatttcaaatataattatatatggaAGAAGAAAGCATCAAAATCATTACTTTGGATCATCGAGTCTtcaaatacattaatttactgCTTGGTT
This window of the Citrus sinensis cultivar Valencia sweet orange chromosome 8, DVS_A1.0, whole genome shotgun sequence genome carries:
- the LOC107177533 gene encoding receptor-like protein EIX1: MKSTMVVFVALLFLELFTLVTMINISFCIGNPNVGCVDSERQALLKLKQDLSDPSNRLASWNIGDGDCCAWDGVVCNNFTGHVLQLNLGNPNPNYGTGSKLVGKINPSLFDLKHLIHLDLSDNDFQGIQTPSYLGSLKNLRYLNLSGAEFAGVIPHQLGNISNLQYLDLSKSYYELQVESISWLSGLSFLEHLDLSLVDLTKSSDGLVTINSLPSLKVLKLSSCELHHFPSLPSTNFSSLKALDLSGNHFNNSLFQYSSWVFGLRNLVFFDLSDNEFHGKIPSGLGNLTFLRHLDLSSNEFNSAIPGWLSKLNDLEFLSLRGNSLHGTISSMGLEKLTSIKTLDLSFNVELGGQIPTSFVRLCKLTSIDVSYVKLGQDLSQVLDIFSSCGAYALESLVLSGCHICGHLTNQLGQFKSLHTLELRDNSLSGPLPPALGELSSMKNLDLFNNTLDGAIPMSLGQLSHLELMDLSNNRLNGTLSEIHFVNLTKLTSFSAFGNSLIFKVNQSWVPPFQLEKLRLRSCHLGPQFPSWLRSQKHLFILDISNTRISDTIPRWFWNSISQYVYLNLSTNQIYGEIPNCDRPLPLVPSPGLLDLSNNALSGSIFHLICKRENESDNIYVYLKLSKNYFSGDIPDCWMSWPNLLVLNLGNNFFSGSLPISIGTLSSLELLNLRNNRMVGIIPVSIQNCSNLKVLDMGENEFVGDIPIWMGEDFQVYRFSIFDQTSFMGLCQFNFVV
- the LOC112498644 gene encoding receptor-like protein EIX2: MLNGSIPLSLGKISHLEYLDLSNNKMNGTLSEIHFVNLTKLTWFSASGNSLILQVNPNWVPPFQLKTLLLMSCHLGPQFPSWLHSQNNLSVLDISNARISDTIPRWFWNSIFQYEYLNISSNQIYGEIPDFDPLPPHTPALRPILDLSNNSLSGSMIHFICNGENKLSGIIPESFKNFSNLEVLNLGDNEFVGKIPTWMGEGFTSLLILILRSNKFDGFLPIQLCRLTSLQILDVANNSLSGTMPGCVNNFSAMATIDSSHQSNAMSYFEVTAYDYEVLEDASIVMKGSMVEYNSILNLVRIIDVSKNNFSGEIPMELTLS
- the LOC102625178 gene encoding receptor-like protein EIX1, translating into MKSTMSVSVALVFLELFAISSFCSGNSDVGCTDSEREALLKLKQDLKDPSNRLGSWVVDGDCCKWAEVVCSNLTGHVLQLSLRNPFRNDLRYATTEYEDYMRSMLSGNVNPSLVDLKHLTHLDLSGNDFQGIRIPKYLGSLKNLRYLNLSGAEFAGIIPHQLGNLSNLRCLDLSWSEYALQVHSFSWLSGLSLLEHLDLSQMNLNKASDWLLVINSLPSLKVLKLSDCELHHFPPLPSGNYSSLNALDLSQNYFHNSFFQYGSWVFGPRHLVIMDLSYNQFEGQIPNRLGNRTSLRHLDLSANKFNSTTPGWLSKFNHLEFLSVSSNGLQGTISSIGLENLTLSKQSTFP